The Candidatus Marinimicrobia bacterium CG08_land_8_20_14_0_20_45_22 region GAATCCTTTCGTCGAAAAACTACCGGAATTTATCGACTTTCGGCAAAATAACGAAATCAGACTTCATTTTGCAAAGGGAAAGAAGAAAATGGAATTTCTATTGGAAACAGAAAGGGTTTCAGATTAAATTCGAGCAGTCGGTTTTAGAAGTTGTGCAAATTAGAGTAGAAAATGAGTAGCAATTTACCCAAAGCGACATGGATTCTCAGTTATGGTGACATGGTGACGCTGTTGCTGACATTTTTTCTGATGATGATGGTCATATTGAACGAAGCCGAAAACACAATTTACCAGATGGTTGACGTATTGCTAAATGAAACCCAGCAGAATCTGGCGAATTATGTGCGCGTTGAACGCCTCAGCAAAAACATAATCGTTAATCGCACGACCAAAGGCGTTCAGTTAACAATCAGCGGCGAGTATTTCTTCGACGTCAACTCGGCGGAAATATCAGCGAATTTTCGCCCGATTTTGGATCATATCGGAAACACAATCCGGCATTCGCGGATGTTTACGTTGAAGGAAGACAAGGAAATGAAATCTTTCTACGACGCCATGCAAAAGTACAATCATGTTCTGAATGTCGAAATTCGCGTCGAAGGACATACCGACAACTGGGCAATTCGCGGTGGAAAATACGACAGCAATTGGGAATTGAGTTCCGCGCGGGCGCTGGAAGTCGTGCGTTATCTCAGCACCGTTTCAGGGATCGGGGAGAGTAAGTTTTCAGCGCTGGGTTACGGCGAATTCCGGCCGGTCGCTGATAATTCCACGGAAGAGGGACGCTCGCTAAACCGGCGCGTCGAGATTTTTATCGACGCCGACCTTCAGAAAATCGAACCACAAAAGGCAAAATAATGAACCGAGACGGTTCATCGGCAACTTTAAAAACACCTACCGGTTTTTTCCTTTAAGCAAATACTTTCGGTGCATTGATAGCATATTTCGTTGATGAGTGGTTTATCATCGAAGAAATCTTTGATGTTCTGGCAAGTTGTTTCGGCGATATTTTTCAGCGCTTCCTGCGTAAAAAATCCTTGATGCGAGGTGATGAGCACGTTGTTAAAAGTGAGCAAGCGCGCCAGCGTGTCGTCGCTTAGAATCTGATTGGAAAAATCTTCAAAGAAATATTTGCTTTCTTCTTCGTAAACGTCGAGCCCGGCAGAACCGATTTTTTGGCTTTTCAGTCCATCAATAAGCGCCTGTGTGTCGATTAAATGTCCGCGTCCGGTGTTGATCAGCATGATTCCTGATTTCATCTCAGCGATGGCTTCTTTATTGATCATGTGGAAAGTCTCTTTGTTCAATGGACAATTCAAGGAAATGACATCCGATTCGCGATAGAGCGTCTGAAGATCGACGTAAGCGACGTTGTTTGCCGTTGCAAATTCAATGTCTGGGAAGGGATCATACGCGAGAATATTCATCCCGAAGCCGGTGAGAATGCGGGTGAGGACTTTCCCAATTTTTCCTGTTCCAATAATGCCGGCATTCTTTCCGTGCATGTCAAAGCCCATGAGTCCGGAAATCGTGAAGTTATTGTCGTGGATCCTATTGTAGGCGCGATGGATTTTCCGGTTGAGCGCCAGCATGAGTGCAACGGTATGTTCAGCGACGGCAAACGGCGAGTAAGCGGGAACCCGAACCACGTGTAGATTTTTATATGCGGCGTGGAGATCGACATTGTTGTATCCGGCGCTTCTGAGCGCGATCAACTTTACGCCAAACGATTTGAACAGGTCGAGGGTTTCTTTCGTGAGCGGATCGTTGACGAAAATACAGACGACGTCGAAATCTTTAGCGAGAATCGCCGTGTCGACCGAAAGGTGCGCGTTAAAATATTTAAATGAAAAACCAAATGTTGAATTGACGGTGTCGAACGATTGGATGTCGTAAGATTTTGCGTCAAAAAATGCGATTTTGATAGGTTCCATAATGCTCCTTCTAAGAATTGATAGTCATTTGTGACTGAGTGTGTCGATCGTACCAATGGGGATCTCTTTGCCAAAAAAGCCGAAAGTAAAGTTTGACTTTTGCATAGAAATGAGCGATGCCCGGCTCAATGTCGATTTCGGGATGAATGACCGTCCACTCATATTTGACGTCGGCTTTTTTACCGGTTCCCGTCACCGGACCAATGCTATTAAAAAAAGCGTTGATCATGGTTTCGTGAATTGAAACGCCGACATGCCGCGGTGCCGTTTGAGCAAAAACGTCGAAATTCCAGACTAAAACGAAAGCGAAAACCAGATAGATTATTCTGATCTTTTTATTCATCTTAAACCCTTTGAGCGATTAACTTTTTCATAAAAACTCTGAAATTTACTGTTTTTTCGGAAAAATGTGTGGACTGCTCTGAAAAATATCTTTTATTTTTTCGGTTGAACCAATATATTTTCCCCCGATGATTACGAAGTCGAAAAGAAATCTCGTTCAGTGGTGGTGGCGCCGGAGTATTTTCTTTTCGGGTTCGCTGATCCGCATCGATAACTAATTCAATTTAAAAATCATTTAAGAGATCGCAGAGCCTGAAAAGACCTGTGACCGTAGTCGTTTTATGTCAAAAAAGTAGGAGAATCATGATGATTGAAAAGTTACCCAATGAGAACGGATATTTCGGAGAGTATGGCGGGAGTTTTGTTCCGGAAAATCTGCAAAGCGTTTTAAACGAAATTACCGCCGCTTATCTGAAAGTCAAAGAAGATCAGTCGTTTCAGGATGAACTGACTGATTTGTACCATCACTATGTTGGGCGCCCGAGTCCCGTTTATTTTGCCCAAAAATTGTCCGGTTCGATTGGCGGCGCGCGGATTTATTTAAAGAGAGAAGATTTAAATCATACCGGAGCGCACAAGATTAATCATTGCCTTGGCGAAGCGTTGTTGGCGAAGCGAATGGGCAAGAGGAAATTGATCGCCGAAACCGGAGCGGGTCAACACGGCGTCGCGTTGGCGACAGCGGCGGCGCTGACCGGATTGGCGTGTGATATTTACATGGGCGAAGTTGATATTGCCAAAGAGCATCCAAATGTCGTCCGAATGAAAATTCTTGGCGCGAGGGTTATTCCGGTTTCAGAAGGACGGAAAACGCTTAAAGAGGCGGTTGATGCCGCCTTTCTCGCTTATTTGCAAGATCCGGTTAAACAGTTTTACGCAATCGGCTCGGTGGTCGGACCGCATCCGTTTCCGATGATGGTTCGTGATTTTCAGAGTATTGTCGGTCGCGAAGCGAAGGAACAGTTCAGAGAATTGACGGGAAAGTTGCCGGATCATTTAGTGGCATGTGTCGGCGGAGGGTCGAATGCGTTAGGACTGTTTACGGCGTTTTTGGACGATGCCGAGGTCAAGATGTACGGCGTTGAACCAGCCGGGATTGGATTTAAAGATGGGGAACATGCGGCGACATTGATGCTTGGGAAACCCGGTATTTTGCATGGATTTAAGTCGTATCTTCTTCAAAATGAGAACGGCGAAGCGATGCCAGTTTATTCGGTTGCCAGCGGGTTGGATTATCCGGGCGTCGGTCCTCAGCACAGCTATTTGAAAGACATTCGGCGCGTTCAATATCACTGCGCCACAGATCGAGAAGCGATCGACGCTTTTTATTTGTTATCGCGAGAAGAAGGAATCATTCCGGCGTTGGAAAGTGCGCACGCTATTGCATTTGCTCGACAACTCGCCAGAGAAATTGATCAGAAGGAAACCATTCTTGTCAATCTATCCGGCAGAGGCGATAAGGATATCGATTTTGTCGTTGAGAAGTACGGTATTCCGGCGTAAATCCGGTCGGCTTACAGAATAAAAACGACGGCGGCGATGACTGTTGTCCAAAGACCTGCTTTGTCGCCCGTCGCCGATTGTGTCATGTTACTCGTTTTAATAATCATGCCGCTGGAGCGAAAGAGTTGTTTTCGTTCGTCCCATGCGGTTTCGGGATCGAATTCAATGCCGCGCGTCGTAGCGAGCATTGTGGCGGCGAGGTCTTCGGCATAATCACCGGCGACTTCATCTGTCTGTCCGAAGGAATGATGTTCCGAGATATAGCCATAGTTTGATTCGCCGGATGGAATAGCGATTCCGATGGAAGCCGCGAGGAGTCGGTGAGGTTCGTTGGTAGAATTTTTTGCAAGGACGGTGAACGTGATTTCGCCGGGTTTGAGCATTTCGGTACCTTTTTGTCGGGAAATTTTCTTGGCACCCGGGGGCAGAATACTGGAAACCGTCACTAAATTGCATCCCTGAACGCCCGCGTTTCTTAGGGCTAATTCAAATGATTGAAGATAATCTTTATGTCTTCCTTGTCCTTTGGTGATGAAAAAATACTTAGGTATCATTTGGGTTCCTCCAATTATTTCTATGGTAATTTGAAAAACTGACAGTTTTTCATTGGTTGATTTTACTATGACCAAACGCAGATGTCAAGGCTAATTTTGGAGCCGTCCGCACTGGTGTAGCGTAGCAAAAAACCTTGTGACAGAAAACGTACCTATTACAAGGTTTTCTATCAAAAAAACAAATTGCTATATGTTTTCGGTGGACTTTTTGAGTTCCATCGAGTGTTCAAAGAATTCGGTCGGTGTCATTTCTTTGATAAAAATCATCCCGTGCGTCGCGCGCAGTCTCGGGTGTTCGTTGTTGATGAAGAAGTTTCTTCCGAGACAGGTTTTGATTTTTAGATATTGATCGACCTGAATTTTCCGGGCAACGTCGCAGAATGGGCCGTCCAATTCCGGGCTGGGAAAACTGGCGGTTTTCTGGGAAGAGAAACTTTCCAGAAAGGCGTTTTGCAGGATCGCCA contains the following coding sequences:
- a CDS encoding arginine decarboxylase, pyruvoyl-dependent is translated as MIPKYFFITKGQGRHKDYLQSFELALRNAGVQGCNLVTVSSILPPGAKKISRQKGTEMLKPGEITFTVLAKNSTNEPHRLLAASIGIAIPSGESNYGYISEHHSFGQTDEVAGDYAEDLAATMLATTRGIEFDPETAWDERKQLFRSSGMIIKTSNMTQSATGDKAGLWTTVIAAVVFIL
- the trpB gene encoding tryptophan synthase subunit beta, coding for MMIEKLPNENGYFGEYGGSFVPENLQSVLNEITAAYLKVKEDQSFQDELTDLYHHYVGRPSPVYFAQKLSGSIGGARIYLKREDLNHTGAHKINHCLGEALLAKRMGKRKLIAETGAGQHGVALATAAALTGLACDIYMGEVDIAKEHPNVVRMKILGARVIPVSEGRKTLKEAVDAAFLAYLQDPVKQFYAIGSVVGPHPFPMMVRDFQSIVGREAKEQFRELTGKLPDHLVACVGGGSNALGLFTAFLDDAEVKMYGVEPAGIGFKDGEHAATLMLGKPGILHGFKSYLLQNENGEAMPVYSVASGLDYPGVGPQHSYLKDIRRVQYHCATDREAIDAFYLLSREEGIIPALESAHAIAFARQLAREIDQKETILVNLSGRGDKDIDFVVEKYGIPA
- a CDS encoding hydroxyacid dehydrogenase — translated: MEPIKIAFFDAKSYDIQSFDTVNSTFGFSFKYFNAHLSVDTAILAKDFDVVCIFVNDPLTKETLDLFKSFGVKLIALRSAGYNNVDLHAAYKNLHVVRVPAYSPFAVAEHTVALMLALNRKIHRAYNRIHDNNFTISGLMGFDMHGKNAGIIGTGKIGKVLTRILTGFGMNILAYDPFPDIEFATANNVAYVDLQTLYRESDVISLNCPLNKETFHMINKEAIAEMKSGIMLINTGRGHLIDTQALIDGLKSQKIGSAGLDVYEEESKYFFEDFSNQILSDDTLARLLTFNNVLITSHQGFFTQEALKNIAETTCQNIKDFFDDKPLINEICYQCTESICLKEKTGRCF